One genomic segment of Hordeum vulgare subsp. vulgare chromosome 2H, MorexV3_pseudomolecules_assembly, whole genome shotgun sequence includes these proteins:
- the LOC123430078 gene encoding protein G1-like, with protein MSAAGGGPGASPAAAAAKRPSRYESQKRRDWQTFVQYLAAHRPPLVLRRCSGAHVLEFLRYLDRFGKTRVHAPPCPAYGVRAITATAPCQCPLRQAWGSLDALVGRLRAAFEERHSRSGSVPPQQQHDASCNPFAARAVRLYLRDVRDAQSRARGISYHKKKKKKRKLDAGSCTTEASSTFKNGGGADANSDGERGHTTTMTTMANVAPVPQAPPPLPPLPSCLAGIPLECYDTGNVVGGSTGASCYGGIYLPLLFNTFN; from the coding sequence ATGTCAGCAGCCGGCGGGGGTCCTGGCGcctcgccggcggcggcggcggcgaagagGCCGAGCAGGTACGAATCGCAGAAACGGCGTGACTGGCAGACGTTCGTGCAGTACCTGGCGGCGCACCGTCCACCGCTCGTGCTGCGCCGGTGCAGCGGCGCCCACGTACTCGAGTTCCTCCGCTATCTCGACCGCTTCGGGAAGACCCGCGTCCACGCTCCGCCCTGCCCGGCCTACGGCGTACGCGCGATAACGGCGACGGCGCCGTGCCAGTGCCCACTCCGCCAGGCGTGGGGCAGCCTCGACGCGCTCGTCGGCCGCCTACGCGCCGCCTTTGAAGAGCGCCACAGCCGCAGCGGCAGCGTGCCGCCACAGCAGCAGCACGATGCCAGTTGCAACCCCTTCGCTGCGCGCGCCGTGAGGCTATACCTGCGTGACGTCCGCGATGCGCAGTCTAGGGCGCGCGGCATCTCCtaccacaagaagaagaagaagaagcgcaaGCTTGACGCTGGAAGTTGCACGACGGAGGCCTCGTCGACCTtcaagaacggcggcggcgcggacgCGAACTCGGACGGCGAACGCGGGCACACGACTACCATGACAACGATGGCTAACGTGGCGCCGGTGCCGCAAGCaccgccacctctgccacctctgccGTCATGCCTGGCCGGGATACCGTTGGAATGCTACGACACGGGAAACGTCGTTGGGGGATCTACTGGCGCCAGCTGCTACGGCGGCATATACTTGCCGTTGCTCTTCAACACATTTAATTAA